AGTTCAACCGCAGCCTTGTGGAGAACCTGCCCGATATCATCGCCATCTATGACAGGGGAGGAATTATCAGATTCGCAAACCAGGCCGGACTGAACATACTAAGGTCCTCTGAATCAAAAGTCATTGGAGAGCCCATCCTTTCCTTTGTCGCGGATTACCAGCAGGGCGAAGTGGAACAGAAGATGAGAGCGCGACTGTCCGGTGCCCGGTTCCCTCCCTATGAGGTAGATATCCGGGTCAGCGGCAAAAAGATCATCACTGCGATTCTCCAGGCAGTCCCCATCCGTTACAAGAATGAGCCGGTCGTGCTGGTCCTGATGACGGACATAACCGATCGCAAACAGGCCGAGCAGAAAATTCTTGAAGCCCATGCAGGTCTTGAGAAGAAGGTGCTTGAGCGGACCCGCGAACTGGCCCTGGCAAAAGAATCTGCAGAGTCTGCCGACCGGCTCAAGTCTGCGTTCCTTGCCACCATGTCCCACGAGCTGCGCACCCCGCTCAACTCCATCATCGGGTTCTCGGGGATCCTCTTACAGGAGCTGGCCGGGCCCCTGAATGAAGAGCAGCAGAAGCAACTCGGCATGGTCTCCGACAGCGCTGAGCACCTGCTCGCCCTGATCAACGACGTGCTGGATCTTTCGAAGATCGAGGCCGGAGAGCTCAGGATCGCAAACGAACCATTCGATCTCAGGCCCCTGATCGAAAAAGTTGTCCGCACGGTCCGGCCTATGGCTGAAGCGAAAGGTCTCGGGCTGGAGATTGTGATTGCCCCCGAAGTAAGGGCAGTCAGGGCCGACAGCCGGAGGGTCGAGCAGGTCCTCCTCAATCTCCTCAGCAATGCTATCAAGTTCACGGAGCACGGACAGATCAGGATCGCCTGTGCGGTCCAGGGAGATGAAGCAAGAATCAGCGTGACGGATACGGGTATCGGGATAAAATCTGAGGATCTGGATAAGCTGTTCCGGCCATTCACCCAGGTCGAGACCGGCCTGACCCGGCAATACGAAGGAACCGGTCTCGGGCTCGCGATCTCAAAGAAACTCGTCACGCTTATGGGGGGCACTATCCGGGTGGACAGTGAACCAGGCATAGGAAGCACGTTCAGTTTCACCGTGCCGGTGGACAGGAGTATATCATGAAGATAAAAATTCTCTACATCGAGGACAATGACCAGAACTTCTACCTGGTCAGCTTTATCATGAGCGCGAAAGGATATGAAGTGAAACGGGCACACGACGGCAGGGAGGGCATTGATCTTGCCATACAGGAGAAACCGGATCTCATCCTGCTCGATATCCAGCTGCCGATCATGGACGGGTATGCGACCGCACGCGAGCTGAGGAAAATTCCCGGCGTGAGTACAACACCGATCGTCGCGCTCACGTCCTATGCAATGGCAGGGGATCGCGAAAAAGCCCTTGAAGCAGGATGCACCGGCTACATCGAGAAGCCGATCAACCCGAAGACCTTCACGGAGCAGATCCAGCAGTTCCTTCCCTCCGTTGATTCAACAGGAGCTGGTAAATGACAAAGATCCTGATCGCTGACGATATTGCCTCAAACCTCTACCTGCTGGAATCAATCCTGAAAGGAAACGGCTATTTCGTGATCTCTGCCAGGAACGGTGCCGAAGCTCTTGCCGCGGCAAAAAAAGATCCGCCGGATCTTATCATCACCGATATCCTGATGCCGGTGATGGACGGGTTCGAGCTCTGCCGGCAGTGGAAGGCCGATGAGCGGTTGCGGACCATCCCGTTCATCTTCTATACGGCCACCTATACCGATCCCAAGGATGAACAGTTTGCCCGCAGTCTCGGGGCTGAGCGATTCCTCGTCAAACCCTTAAAGCCTGAAATCTTCGCAAAGGTGGTACGGGATGTGCTTGAAGAGGCACACAGCAGGATCGGGACCGTTCCTGTACAGGTCCAAGGTGACGAGAAGAAGATCCTGCAGGAATACAACGAAGTGCTGTTCCGTAAGCTCGAGAAGAAGGTTATGCAGCTTGAATCCGAGATCGCCGAGCGGAAAGCGGCACAGGAACAGCGGGAAGCGGTTATCAGGGAGCTCGAGGTGAAAAATGCTGAACTGGCACGGTTTACTCACACGGTATCCCATGAACTCAGGACCCCGCTCATCACAATCCAGGGATTTGCCGGGCTGGTGGATAAGGAAGTATCCAAAATGGGGGATTACCCGGACCTGAAAAACCATGTCCGCCGTATCGCTGCTGCCATTAATACGATGGATGCACTGATGGCCGATCTCCTCCGGCTCTCCCGTGCAGGGATAACTATCAGCTCTCCGGAACCGGTCGGGTTTGGTATCATCGCCCGTGAAGCAGGAGACATTCTGGCCCAGCCGCTTGAGAACCGGGGTGTAAGGCTTGAGATTGCACCCGATCTTCCGGAGGTAAATGTTGATCGTACCCGTATCAGGGAGGTTATGGTGAATCTCATTGATAATTCCATAAAGTTCCTTGGGGACCAGAAGTACCCGATCATCCGGATTGGTATGGACCCGGGAGGGAAAAGACCGGTCTTTTTCGTGCAGGACAATGGCATAGGAATCGAACCCCGGTATCTTGACCGGATCTTCAACCTGTTCGAAAAACTTGACTCAGAATCACCGGGAACCGGGGTAGGCTTATCGATTGTCAAACGAATCATCGAGGCCCATGGAGGTAAGATCTGGGCAGAGTCGGAAGGGCCACAAAAAGGCGCGACGATCCGGTTCACACTCCCCCTGCCTGCCGATAAGTGGGAACGCAGATAATAATAACAACTTTTTATATTCTGGTTATTGGCAGGCTGATGCTTTCGGGGCCATACGAACTCCCGGAAAAAGGTACCTGAAAAATGCCGGATCTGCACCGGCTCGTGTGGTGGATGCTGGTCCGGCAGGACAGCGTGTATAGATTCTACCGTCAAGGGAGGGTCAGGCCGGGTGTAACTCCCTTCGGCAGTATTCATTTTTACGTACGGTCAGTAAAACGGTATACCCCTTTTGGCACAACAATCTCGAACCGTACACCTTTGCCGGGCTCCCCATTCTCGGTAATCGTGATACCGGTAATCTGAAGGATCTCCCGGGACAGGAAGAGACCAAGACCGGTATGCCTGCCAAACCCTTTCCTGAATAACTCCTTTTTATCATCAGCGCTGATCCCGTTGCCATCATCCTCATACAGGATCCGGAGATCCTCTTTTCCTTCACTCGCGATTACGCGGATCGTTGTCATCTTCTCCCCGCCATAGCCCAGGGAGTTGTCGATGAGGTTGTAAAACACTTTTTCAAGCAGGGGATCGGCAAATACCTCAAGAGATGGGCACCGGGTCTCAAGTGCGATATTCCGCATCGGGTGTGCAGTTCCTGCATCCCGGACAAGCACACTCACATTCTGCCATACCGGGGATTTCACACCGAGATCCTCGTAATCCTTGGTGAACGCGATCTGGCGGGTAATGGCATCGGCAATTTTCTGTTCCTTGGTAAAGAAACCCTTAAGTTCAGCAGGTTTGTCGATGGCATCTTCACTAAGCGATATATAGGCATTCAATGCCATCAGCTGGTTTCTGATGTCGTGCCGGGTGATACTGGAGAGCAGGTTCAGTTTGTTGTTCATCTGCCGCAGGGCCTCTTCTGCCTGCCTGCGGTTCTGGATATCGTAGCAGGATCCGATATACCCGGCAAATTTCCCTTCCTCCATATAGAATGGTTTCCCGCTGTCATTGAGCCAGTGATAGGTACCATCATGATACCGGAGCCGGTATTCCATCTCGAAGGGTGTTCTTGCATGGAAATGATCGAGATACGTTTTCACACACCGTTCGAGATCGTCAGGGTGGACACCTTCTGCCCACCCGTCACCAAGTTCCTGTTCAATACTCCGGCCGGTAAATGCAAGCCAGTCCCGGTTGAAATAATCGCACTTGCCATTCAGATCCGCCCGCCAGATCGGGTTGGGGAAATCATCGAGGATCTTCAGGTAGAAGTCACGCGCCATCCTGATATCGTCATCTGCCCGTTTACGTTCGGTGATGTTCTCAAAGACCGCCACAAAATAACCCTTGCTTGGGCTGAAGACCGAGACCTTCAGCCACATCTTCAGCGGTTTGAAGTCGATATCGAATGTCTCCGGTGTACCCGTTGATGCCACACGCCCGTACGTATCAAAGAGCTCCGGGGCTAACTCACGGATACCGGGTATCGCTTCAAGAACACGCTTCCCTTTGATGTCCTGAAGGCCGGTCAGCTGTCCGAACTTCCGGTTAACATCGATGTACTCCCAGTCCGCCGGTCTCCCCTCCGCGTCATAGATCATCCGGCAGTACGCAAACCCTTCCAGCATATTATCAAAGAGCGTCCGGTACTTTTCCTCGTTCGACCGCAGGGCATCTTCTGCCCGCGTACGCTCGATGATATGTCCCATCCGCTCGGCAACGGCATGTATCAGGTGCCGCTCCTCTTCTATAAACGGCCCTTTATGGATTGCCGGCCGTTCCTCCAGGTAACAGACTTCCACACGTCCCACAGGCGTGCCGTTCACCAGGATTTCGCGCACCAGCATCCAGGGTGTTTCCCGGAACCGGACTGTCTGGAATGTCTGTCCATCAAGCACGATGCGAGCTTCAGCATTTTCGGGGAACTGCATGGCCGGGGAGAGGAAGGTTACCGTTTTTGCCAGGATCTCGCTCGTGGAAATTTCCGGCTGTTCCAGCAGGGCCGAGATACTATACAGGCAGTTCAGTTCCTTGAACCGCTCGTTCAGCGCATACTCGTCCTGCCTGATCTTCCGCAGGAGAAGATCGTATGGTTGTGTAAGGGCAATGACAACGAATGCCCGGTAGAAGAAGTAGACTGACAGGAGCCGGAAAAGGTGGCCGAGCATGTTCATGAACCCGTACACGCTGACGTAGGAGGTGAAGGCCAGTTCGCCAAAAATCAGGAATGCCTGTGCGGCGATGAGGTAGTGCCATACCGTGGGATCGAAATGCTCGCGCCTCCGGTACAGGATGATGATGGTTGCAATCAGGATCGCGGAGATGACATACTCGCTTGCAATCTTGAACGGGGTGAGCCCGGTGCTCTCGATAAAGCACTGCGGGAAGTTCTGCCAGACAAAGATGCTAAGAAAGATCAACACGCAGGCGGCAGTGCAGGCCGATACGATGATCCCGGTATCATATTTCCGGTCCCTGGTGATTGTTCTGCCAATGAAAAGGGTTGCAACAAGGAAGGTTATGCTCTGGAAGTACCGCCCTGCAATCCAGAGCTGGGTGGGGAGATCTGAATTATTTCCGGGAAATATCCCCATCCCCTTATACGCAAGGGTATGCACGAGATCGATGCTCCCGATGAAGAGAAACGAGATTCCCACGATCAGGAAAAACGCATCATCGATATCACGCCGGGTATTCCAGACTATGATAAAAATTGAGAACGCAACAGCAATACCGGCAAGTTCAACGATCCCATGAAAGAGAATATAATTCTGGAGACTGATGAGATACAAACCGATCAGGATTGCTGCGGCGATTGCCCCGCTGAGGATGGTGATCGGAAGAAAAAACCTTTTTGTGGATTCTGGCACTTCTGAATTTTTTTCGATTATCATCACACAAGGCGACTCCAACTATCTTTTCTGGACGTTGAGGATGATATCTTTTATTCTTACAGAAGCGGATCTGCATTAAAACATACCCTGCATAATGGGAAGAAAATACGCCCTGTACGGGCCAGAATTCCCATCTTTCTATTCAGGCCGACTCCGGAAAACCCCGTAAAACCGCCCTTTTCAGTTCCCGTGAAGAATAACCATAAATTAAGCCCTGTTTGCCAAAATACGGCTGGAATGCACGTCGTAGAATGGCCGTTAAAGCCCCTGCAATCGAGGTCTTCCCAGCCATACATTTTACCCAATCCGGAGCCGGAAAGGCCACTGGAACGCGAATATGAAGCTCGTTTTTTCGGGTGATTGTGACAAAAAGGAGGTCCGGGCAGGCTGCCGGTGCAAGCCGGTGCAAAGGTTTCCCCGCACGATCAGAGATCCCGCGCGATCACCCCTATTTTAATAATAACACATGGAATCATTCTTCCACCACGATCGGACTCCACGACGATAAATGATGCTGAACTCATTTTCATGTAAGTATAAAAAAAAGCAAATCGATCAATGGGCATAAATACCGCCAGCCTGAACACTGGGTATAGTAAACTCCCCACCCCAATGGTCCGGAGTCAGCCAATCCTTCCGGGGGACTTCCATGCGAATCGGATCCGGTGTAACCATCATCCTGAACCAGCTCAGGCCGGCCCTGATAATCTTCCTCCTGCTCACGCTTATCACGGGGATCTGTTATCCGCTCCTGATCACCGGCATTGCGCAGCTGGCCTTTCCCACGCAGTCAAACGGGAACCTTATTCTCCATGACGGGAAGGTGGCAGGTTCGGCCCTGATCGGGCAGCCGTTCACATCCCCGAAATATTTCTGGGGCCGTCCATCGGCTACAACACCGGTCCCCTACAATGCCGGCCTCTCGTCGGGCTCAAACCTCGGGCCGTCAAACCCGGCCCTTGCGGATGCGGTAAAAGCCCGCGTTGCTGCACTCCATGCATCAGATCCCGCCAATACCCGGCCCATACCGGTTGACCTTGTCACATCATCCGGGAGCGGGCTTGACCCGGATATCAGCGTTGCCTCGGCGTATTACCAGGTTCCCCGCGTTGCCCGGGAGAGGAGCCTGAATGAGGCGAATGTCAAAAATCTCGTCACCAGCCAGATCGAACCACGGCAGTTCGGGATCTTCGGTGAGCC
Above is a window of uncultured Methanoregula sp. DNA encoding:
- a CDS encoding ATP-binding protein, encoding MRYIRQFAVFLVLLVMCGFLVYSVYTDIESKTIAQVNNEQVVHAGQAAAGFESFFTAYNNSLTFLAGNDHIVTLDPDGRELMRDFFVSHNGEISSITRVDENGIITYTYPVETSTGANISTQSHVRQLMSTHAVVISDVFTSVQGFRTIAFHMPVFDEGRFKGSIAILIPFDTLAKENLGNIRILDSGYAWTISREGVVLYSPYPQLIGKSVFEVFNNSPSVTAMAQEAMKGSSGVTAITVNTDPARNISGQKFQAIYLPVNLGTTSWSIIVSTPENEILGTIQGFRNNLLIVSALLIISLLFFTYYLARARGIVKEEEIRRKAEDELRESEEFNRSLVENLPDIIAIYDRGGIIRFANQAGLNILRSSESKVIGEPILSFVADYQQGEVEQKMRARLSGARFPPYEVDIRVSGKKIITAILQAVPIRYKNEPVVLVLMTDITDRKQAEQKILEAHAGLEKKVLERTRELALAKESAESADRLKSAFLATMSHELRTPLNSIIGFSGILLQELAGPLNEEQQKQLGMVSDSAEHLLALINDVLDLSKIEAGELRIANEPFDLRPLIEKVVRTVRPMAEAKGLGLEIVIAPEVRAVRADSRRVEQVLLNLLSNAIKFTEHGQIRIACAVQGDEARISVTDTGIGIKSEDLDKLFRPFTQVETGLTRQYEGTGLGLAISKKLVTLMGGTIRVDSEPGIGSTFSFTVPVDRSIS
- a CDS encoding response regulator, encoding MKIKILYIEDNDQNFYLVSFIMSAKGYEVKRAHDGREGIDLAIQEKPDLILLDIQLPIMDGYATARELRKIPGVSTTPIVALTSYAMAGDREKALEAGCTGYIEKPINPKTFTEQIQQFLPSVDSTGAGK
- a CDS encoding hybrid sensor histidine kinase/response regulator; protein product: MTKILIADDIASNLYLLESILKGNGYFVISARNGAEALAAAKKDPPDLIITDILMPVMDGFELCRQWKADERLRTIPFIFYTATYTDPKDEQFARSLGAERFLVKPLKPEIFAKVVRDVLEEAHSRIGTVPVQVQGDEKKILQEYNEVLFRKLEKKVMQLESEIAERKAAQEQREAVIRELEVKNAELARFTHTVSHELRTPLITIQGFAGLVDKEVSKMGDYPDLKNHVRRIAAAINTMDALMADLLRLSRAGITISSPEPVGFGIIAREAGDILAQPLENRGVRLEIAPDLPEVNVDRTRIREVMVNLIDNSIKFLGDQKYPIIRIGMDPGGKRPVFFVQDNGIGIEPRYLDRIFNLFEKLDSESPGTGVGLSIVKRIIEAHGGKIWAESEGPQKGATIRFTLPLPADKWERR
- a CDS encoding MASE3 domain-containing protein, which codes for MIIEKNSEVPESTKRFFLPITILSGAIAAAILIGLYLISLQNYILFHGIVELAGIAVAFSIFIIVWNTRRDIDDAFFLIVGISFLFIGSIDLVHTLAYKGMGIFPGNNSDLPTQLWIAGRYFQSITFLVATLFIGRTITRDRKYDTGIIVSACTAACVLIFLSIFVWQNFPQCFIESTGLTPFKIASEYVISAILIATIIILYRRREHFDPTVWHYLIAAQAFLIFGELAFTSYVSVYGFMNMLGHLFRLLSVYFFYRAFVVIALTQPYDLLLRKIRQDEYALNERFKELNCLYSISALLEQPEISTSEILAKTVTFLSPAMQFPENAEARIVLDGQTFQTVRFRETPWMLVREILVNGTPVGRVEVCYLEERPAIHKGPFIEEERHLIHAVAERMGHIIERTRAEDALRSNEEKYRTLFDNMLEGFAYCRMIYDAEGRPADWEYIDVNRKFGQLTGLQDIKGKRVLEAIPGIRELAPELFDTYGRVASTGTPETFDIDFKPLKMWLKVSVFSPSKGYFVAVFENITERKRADDDIRMARDFYLKILDDFPNPIWRADLNGKCDYFNRDWLAFTGRSIEQELGDGWAEGVHPDDLERCVKTYLDHFHARTPFEMEYRLRYHDGTYHWLNDSGKPFYMEEGKFAGYIGSCYDIQNRRQAEEALRQMNNKLNLLSSITRHDIRNQLMALNAYISLSEDAIDKPAELKGFFTKEQKIADAITRQIAFTKDYEDLGVKSPVWQNVSVLVRDAGTAHPMRNIALETRCPSLEVFADPLLEKVFYNLIDNSLGYGGEKMTTIRVIASEGKEDLRILYEDDGNGISADDKKELFRKGFGRHTGLGLFLSREILQITGITITENGEPGKGVRFEIVVPKGVYRFTDRT